A window of Parachlamydiales bacterium contains these coding sequences:
- a CDS encoding uroporphyrinogen decarboxylase family protein: protein MSDLLLKALQGNNQDRPPVWLMRQAGRYMPSYHSFKQSFMKGHSGFIFNLDHGIPYNNVKLLVDTIKHYGT from the coding sequence ATGTCGGACCTGCTGTTAAAAGCGCTTCAAGGAAATAATCAAGATAGACCCCCTGTCTGGCTAATGCGCCAGGCAGGGCGTTATATGCCCTCCTACCACTCGTTTAAACAATCTTTCATGAAAGGTCATTCCGGATTCATTTTTAATCTTGACCACGGCATCCCCTATAATAATGTTAAACTCCTTGTCGATACGATAAAACACTATGGCACTTAA